One Acidobacteriota bacterium genomic window carries:
- a CDS encoding DUF3311 domain-containing protein produces MRRGLYLLLPLLYLAHNDFWWWDDSFFLLGLPIALSYHLLFCLAVSGVMWLLVRQAWPEGLDEEERRS; encoded by the coding sequence ATGCGACGGGGACTCTATCTGCTGCTGCCTCTGCTCTACCTTGCACACAACGACTTCTGGTGGTGGGACGACTCTTTTTTCTTGCTGGGGTTGCCCATCGCCCTCAGCTATCACTTGCTTTTCTGTCTGGCGGTTTCGGGAGTCATGTGGCTGCTGGTGCGGCAGGCCTGGCCTGAGGGGCTGGATGAGGAGGAGAGGCGCTCGTGA